From Budorcas taxicolor isolate Tak-1 chromosome 19, Takin1.1, whole genome shotgun sequence, the proteins below share one genomic window:
- the G6PC3 gene encoding glucose-6-phosphatase 3, with amino-acid sequence MESTLGAGIAMAEALQNQLPWLENVWLWVTFLGDPKSLFLFYFPAAYYASRRVGIAVLWISLITEWLNLVFKWFLFGDRPFWWVHESGYYSQAPAQVHQFPSSCETGPGSPSGHCMITGAALWPIMTAISSQMATRAHSRWVRVIPSLAYCTFLLAVGLSRVFLLAHFPHQVLAGLITGAVLGWLMTPQVPMERELSFYGLTSLALLLGASLIYWALFTLGLDLSWSINLASKWCERPEWVHLDSRPFASLSRDSGAALGLGIALHSPCYAQVRRAHLGYGQKLACLVLAMGLLGPLNWLGYPPQISLFYIFNFLKYTLWPCLVLALVPWLVHTFSAQETPPIRSS; translated from the exons ATGGAGTCCACGCTGGGCGCGGGCATCGCGATGGCCGAGGCGCTGCAGAACCAGCTGCCCTGGTTGGAGAACGTGTGGCTCTGGGTCACCTTTCTGGGCGACCCCAAGAGCCTCTTTCTGTTCTACTTCCCCGCGGCCTACTATGCGTCTCGCCGGGTGGGCATTGCGGTGCTCTGGATCAGCCTCATCACCGAATGGCTCAACCTCGTCTTCAAGTG GTTTCTCTTTGGAGACAGGCCCTTTTGGTGGGTCCATGAGTCTGGGTACTATAGCCAGGCTCCAGCCCAGGTTCACCAGTTCCCCTCTTCTTGTGAAACTGGCCCAG GCAGCCCTTCTGGACACTGTATGATCACAGGAGCAGCCCTCTGGCCCATAATGACAGCCATCTCTTCCCAGATGGCCACTCGGGCCCACAG ccGCTGGGTGAGGGTGATTCCTAGCTTGGCTTATTGCACCTTCCTGCTGGCGGTCGGCTTATCTCGGGTCTTCCTCTTAGCACATTTCCCTCACCAGGTGTTGGCTGGCTTAATAACTG GTGCTGTCCTGGGCTGGCTGATGACCCCCCAGGTGCCCATGGAGCGGGAGCTAAGTTTCTATGGATTGACCTCGCTGGCCCTCTTGCTGGGTGCCAGCCTCATCTATTGGGCCCTCTTTACACTGGGCCTGGATCTTTCATG GTCCATCAACCTAGCCTCTAAGTGGTGTGAGCGGCCCGAGTGGGTGCACTTGGACAGCCGACCTTTTGCCTCCCTGAGTCGTGACTCAGGGGCTGCCCTGGGTCTGGGCATCGCTCTGCACTCTCCCTGCTATGCCCAGGTACGGCGGGCACACCTGGGATATGGCCAGAAACTAGCCTGCCTTGTGCTGGCCATGGGGCTGCTGGGCCCTCTGAACTGGCTGGGCTACCCACCTCAGATCAGCCTTTTCTACATCTTCAATTTCCTCAAGTACACCCTCTGGCCATGCCTGGTCCTGGCCCTCGTACCCTGGCTGGTACACACATTCAGTGCCCAGGAAACACCACCCATCCGCTCTTCCTGA
- the HDAC5 gene encoding histone deacetylase 5 isoform X2 produces the protein MNSPTESDGMPGREPALEILPRTPLHGIPVTVEVKPVLPGAMPSSMGGGGGGSPSPVELRGALAGPVDPALREQQLQQELLALKQQQQLQKQLLFAEFQKQHDHLTRQHEVQLQKHLKVSVGARAPRPPSPALDSAHLASPLPLQQQQEMLAAKRQQELEQQRQREQQRQEELEKQRLEQQLLILRNKEKSKESAIASTEVKLRLQEFLLSKSKEPTPGGLNHSLPQHPKCWGTHHASLDQSSPPQSGPPGTPPSYKLPLLGPYDSRDDFPLRKTASEPNLKVRSRLKQKVAERRSSPLLRRKDGTVISTFKKRAVEITGAGPGVSAVCNSAPGSGPSSPNSSHSTIAENGFTGSVPNIPTEMLPQHRALPPDTSPNQFSLYTSPSLPNISLGLQATVTVTNSHLTASPKLSTQQEAERQALQSLRQGGALTGKFMSTSSIPGCLLGVALEGDSSPHGHASLLQHVLLLEQARQQSTLIAVPLHGQSPLVTGERVATSMRTVGKLPRHRPLSRTQSSPLPQSPQALQQLVMQQQHQQFLEKQKQQQLQLGKILTKTGELPRQPTTHPEETEEELTEQQDALLGEGALTIPREGSTESESTQEDLEEEEEEEEEEEEEEDCIQVKDEERESGAEEGPDLEESSAGYKKAFADTQQLQPLQVYQAPLSLATVPHQALGRTQSSPAAPGGMKSPPDQPTKHLFTTGVVYDTFMLKHQCMCGNTHVHPEHAGRIQSIWSRLQETGLLSKCERIRGRKATLDEIQTVHSEYHTLLYGTSPLNRQKLDSKKLLGPISQKMYAMLPCGGIGVDSDTVWNEMHSSSAVRMAVGCLVELAFKVAAGELKNGFAIIRPPGHHAEESTAMGFCFFNSVAITTKLLQQKLNVGKVLIVDWDIHHGNGTQQAFYNDPSVLYISLHRYDNGNFFPGSGAPEEVGGGPGVGYNVNVAWTGGVDPPIGDVEYLTAFRTVVMPIAHEFSPDVVLVSAGFDAVEGHLSPLGGYSVTARCFGHLTRQLMTLAGGRVVLALEGGHDLTAICDASEACVSALLSVELQPLDEAVLQQKPNVNAVATLEKVIEIQSKHWSCVQRFAAGLGRSLREAQAGETEEAETVSAMALLSVGAEQAQAAAAREHSPRPAEEPMEQEPAL, from the exons TAGAGGTGAAACCGGTGCTGCCAGGAGCCATGCCCAGCTccatggggggcgggggaggaggcaGCCCCAGCCCCGTGGAGCTGCGGGGGGCTCTGGCAGGCCCTGTGGACCCCGCGCTGCGGGAGCAGCAACTGCAGCAGGAGCTCCTGGCGCTCAAGCAGCAACAGCAATTGCAGAAGCAGCTTCTGTTCGCTGAGTTCCAGAAACAGCATGACCACCTGACCCGGCAGCATGAAGTCCAGCTGCAGAAGCACCTCAAGGTGAGCGTGGGGGCCAGGGCACCCAGACCTCCGAGCCCCGCCCTGGACTCGGCTCACCTtgcctccccactgcccctgcagcagcagcaggagatgctGGCAGCCAAGAGGCAGCAGGAGCtggagcagcagcggcagcgggagcagcagcggcaggaggagctggagaagcAGCGGCTCGAGCAGCAGCTGCTCATCCTTCGAAACaaggagaagagcaaagaga GTGCCATCGCCAGCACTGAGGTGAAGCTACGGCTCCAGGAATTCCTCCTGTCGAAGTCAAAGGAGCCCACACCAGGCGGCCTCAACCATTCCCTCCCACAGCATCCTAAATGCTG GGGAACCCACCATGCTTCTTTGGACCAGAGTTCCCCTCCCCAGAGCGGCCCCCCTGGGACGCCTCCCTCCTACAAACTGCCTTTGCTTGGGCCCTATGACAGCCGCGATGACTTCCCCCTCCGCAAAACAG CCTCCGAACCCAATTTAAAAGTACGTTCGAGGCTAAAGCAGAAGGTGGCCGAGCGGAGAAGCAGTCCCCTCTTGCGTCGCAAGGATGGGACTGTCATTAGCACCTTTAAGAAGAGAGCTGTTGAGATCACAGGTGCCGGACCTGGGG TGTCCGCCGTGTGTAATAGCGCGCCAGGCTCTGGCCCCAGCTCTCCCAACAGCTCCCACAGCACCATCGCGGAGAATGGCTTTACGGGCTCGGTTCCCAACATCCCCACCGAG ATGCTCCCCCAGCACCGGGCCCTCCCTCCGGACACCTCCCCCAACCAGTTCAGCCTCTACACGTCTCCCTCTCTGCCCAACATCTCCCTAGGGCTGCAGGCCACGGTCACAGTCACCAACTCGCACCTCACC GCCTCCCCGAAGCTGTCGACGCAGCAGGAGGCCGAGAGGCAGGCCCTCCAGTCCCTGCGGCAGGGCGGTGCACTGACCGGCAAGTTCATGAGCACATCCTCCATCCCTGGCTGCCTGCTGGGTGTGGCACTGGAGGGCGACTCGAGCCCCCATGGGCATGCCTCATTGCTGCAGCACGTGCTGCTGCTGGAACAAGCCCGGCAGCAGAGCACCCTCATTGCTG TGCCGCTCCACGGGCAGTCCCCGCTGGTGACGGGTGAGCGCGTGGCCACCAGCATGCGGACAGTGGGCAAGCTCCCGCGGCACCGGCCCCTGAGCCGCACCCAGTCCTCGCCGCTGCCCCAgagcccccaggccctgcagcaGCTGGTcatgcagcagcagcaccagcagttcctggagaagcagaagcagcagcagctgcagctgggCAAG ATCCTTACCAAGACGGGGGAGCTGCCACGGCAGCCCACCACCCACCccgaggagacagaggaggagctgACGGAGCAGCAGGACGCCTTGCTGGGGGAGGGAGCCCTCACCATACCCCGAGAAGGCTCCACGGAGAGTGAGAGCACCCAGGAAGacctggaggaagaggaagaggaggaggaggaagaggaggaggaggaggactgcATCCAGGTCAAGGATGAGGAGCGAGAGAGTGGTGCTGAAGAGGGGCCCGACTTGGAGGAGTCCAGTGCTGGTTACAAAAAG GCATTTGCAGACACCCAGCAGCTGCAGCCGCTGCAGGTATACCAGGCACCCCTCAGCCTGGCCACTGTGCCCCACCAGGCCCTGGGCCGCACCCAGTCCTCACCTGCTGCCCCTGGGGGCATGAAGAGCCCCCCAGACCAGCCCACTAAGCACCTCTTCACCACAG GTGTGGTCTACGACACGTTCATGCTGAAGCACCAGTGCATGTGCGGGAACACACATGTGCACCCCGAGCACGCTGGCCGGATCCAGAGCATCTGGTCCCGGCTGCAGGAGACAGGCCTGCTCAGCAAGTGTGAG CGAATCCGGGGCCGTAAAGCCACGCTGGATGAGATCCAGACGGTGCACTCCGAGTACCACACCCTGCTCTACGGTACCAGCCCCCTCAACCGGCAGAAGCTGGACAGCAAGAAGCTGCTCG GCCCCATCAGCCAGAAGATGTACGCCATGCTGCCTTGCGGGGGCATTGGG GTGGACAGCGACACTGTGTGGAACGAGATGCATTCCTCCAGCGCCGTGCGCATGGCGGTGGGCTGCCTGGTGGAGCTGGCATTCAAGGTGGCCGCAGGGGAGCTCAAG AATGGATTTGCCATCATCCGGCCCCCAGGACACCACGCGGAAGAATCCACAGCCAT GGGATTCTGCTTCTTCAACTCAGTAGCTATTACAACCAAGCTCCTGCAGCAGAAGTTGAACGTGGGCAAGGTTCTCATCGTGGACTGG GACATTCACCATGGCAACGGCACCCAGCAAGCATTTTACAACGATCCCTCCGTGCTCTACATCTCCCTGCATCGCTATGACAATGGGAACTTCTTTCCGGGCTCCGGGGCTCCTGAAGAG GTTGGCGGAGGGCCGGGCGTGGGGTACAATGTGAATGTGGCATGGACAGGAGGTGTGGACCCCCCCATCGGAGACGTGGAGTACCTAACAGCCTTCAG GACAGTGGTGATGCCCATTGCCCACGAGTTCTCACCTGATGTGGTCCTGGTCTCTGCTGGCTTTGATGCTGTTGAGGGACACCTGTCTCCGCTGGGTGGCTACTCTGTCACCGCCAGAT GTTTTGGCCACTTGACCAGGCAGCTGATGACGCTGGCAGGGGGCCGGGTGGTGCTGGCCCTGGAGGGAGGCCACGACCTGACCGCCATCTGTGATGCCTCTGAGGCCTGTGTCTCGGCGCTGCTCAGCGTGGAG CTACAGCCCTTGGACGAGGCAGTCTTGCAGCAAAAGCCCAACGTCAATGCAGTGGCCACGCTGGAGAAAGTCATTGAGATCCAGA GCAAACACTGGAGCTGTGTGCAGAGGTTCGCTGCTGGCCTAGGCCGTTCCCTGCGGGAGGCCCAGGCAGgtgagacagaggaggctgagacTGTGAGTGCCATGGCCTTGCTGTCGGTGGGGGCCGAGCAGGCCCAGGCGGCTGCGGCCCGGGAGCACAGCCCCAG GCCGGCAGAGGAGCCTATGGAACAGGAGCCTGCCCTGTGA